CCAAATGGATAACAACACCTCCCCCCTCAACTAAAACCTCGTTTATAACAGATTTCATCCAAATAAACAAGTCAATTCTAAATCTTTCAGGGCTAATGTGCTTCCATGATCCCAACAAATTGGCATAGATGCCTCCACCAGATTAGAGGCGAATGAGGCTTAGTTGCTTGGCAACAGCTGAAAAttaaattcagttgtttttggaCTACACTGAACTCTTATTGTTTGGCTAATGAAGCACAGAACCAGATCAACTGGTGTGAGTGGAGACAGAAGTCAACACCATCAGAATACAGAGATCAGCTCGACAGAAGAGGACGGCAGCTGCTGACAAGGAACATCTGCAAATTTAAGTATAACTGGACCATTTTAAGAAGAACGCTGTCACATCAAAATGTTGGGCCATTGTTTCATAggctttattttatcttatgaGTGGCTTTTGAGGCTTCAATATCTGGATGATAGAATGATGGGGTAACTGGTCTATTCTCTGCTGCTCAGGGCGGATCTAACACTTACTGCAACGCCTGTTCTGCTGGAATCTGACTTTCTATACACTCGTATGTCTTTTTGCTGCCTTGTCTACTTACAGCACAAAGTCCAGAGGGAATTTTGTCAGGGGGGGCCTGCATGATGCTGACCAGCGTGGGAATGAGACGCATCTGCATGGGGCCTTGGCAGCCCTCAATCTGAGCCAGCTCCTTAAAGATGTCCTGAGCGAGGGACGCCACTACAGGGTCTGTGACATAAGATAAATCAATCAGTCTTTTATGGAACAAGTaagaaaaacatgtaatttttcaaacagaaacatgtcaGGAACTTGAAAGTGCCCTCAACCTTTATGAAAGACTAAGAAAATAATGACTAGCTGTGGTTAGCGGAGCTTGACAATACCATTGTTGTATTTAAGGAAGATGGCGATGGTGAGGGGGCATATCTTGTTTTCGGCACTTGTGGTGAAGGCTGGATCCACAGTGCAGACAATGCATAGAGTCTCCATGACCAGGGTGAGCACCTCGGAGCTGAACTGAGCTGCCAGTTGGACCAGTCCCTCCAGGACACTGGGGAGGAACGGCTGGAGAACGTGGGTGCTCTCTGAAAGCTTCAGTTGATCACAATACCTAGAGAGGAACACGGCTAGTTAACTAAAACCAACAGACAAAATGCAGGGCAGTTAGGGTTTAGTGAGGCCAAACTATTTCATGACAGAATGTGCTCAGCTAACTCCGCCAACATGCTGTTAACCTAATATAGTTTCCCAGACAATAGTTCCTACTGCAGTTTCTGGTTTTGCGATACCACTGTTCAAATCTGCCTGTGTTTGGAGGCAGcgtgatgaaaaacaaatggcGTGCTCACCCCCAGATGGCCCTGACAGCTGAGATACGGACCGAGGGTGGCTGGCTGTCGTGGAGGCCACTGACGGTGGCCTGGAGGAACTGCTGGATGAGCTCGGGGGACATGGCGGCCGTAAAACGGCTGGCCGCCCACAGAGCTCTGCCCAGGAGGAACGGAGACGCTGCTggggaagagaaaacaaaaaaaggtagCAGTGAGTAaaaacgagaaaaaaaacagcatgtccCTTCCCTCACCCACAGTGACATTCAGTTATTGAATTGATTGCAGTAACGTGTTCCTCCTGAGGGTTTGGAAAAGTGTAAAAGGAACTTCAGAGTAATAAAATTTCTTTTAGTAAGGTTGGTTTGGAGTCACCTCCTAAATTGAGATCAGCCAGGATGACGCTGACCAGGAAACCGTGCATGTCAAACTGGATGCGACCGTTTTTCACATTCTCTGTGATGATGGTTTTGACCGAGCCGAGGGCCAACATGCAGGCCTCGTGGATCTTCCACCtggtaaacaacaataaattgACTTTATGAGCACAGGTCTGCTCAGAAGAAGTCAAACACTAGAAGCAGAATAGCAGGTGGTTTTATTAAGGTATCTGTATTAACTGTTTGTCCTTCCTTCTGCAGGACCGTGGCTGAAATTCAACAGAGATCAGTCAGACAGGCGGTTCCTCCTCACCAGTGTTCGTTGCCGCTGTTCTTGGACTGCTCGGCCTCCTGGAGATGTCTGGTCGCCGCTGCCGCTAGAGCTGCCGCGCTCTCATTCTGAAACTCTGCAGCAACAGCCTGTACGCAGAGGTCAAAGCGTATCGTAATTAGACACTGACGATTGACAGAGGCTAACTTTTACACTCCGGACACTTCTGACATGCATGACATGTGACTGCTCAGCCAAGCATCCTCACCATTCAACAAGGTAAATAAAAACTTGATGAGTTAACAACAATTTCCAGGTTTGAATGCTCTCCTCTTTGTCCTTAGCCTGACTCCTAGGTGTGGAGTCAGATTTAAATACATCTTACAATCAGAACTTGTTCTATATCTGGATGATTTTCTAAATGAGACACAAGACAACAGTTTCTGCGACACTGCTTTCTGTCAGTCACTTTATTTACATGAAACAAATGAGTAATAGGAGAAAAATTAAAGTCTTTTGGCATAATTAATATTAACACAGTATTGATTAAAATCTCAACACAAATTAAACTTAAACATTCTTGACCTGAAAAGAACTAATATGATCAGCTGATTAAACCTTAACTTCGCCCAAAAAGGGACTAAAAAACTAACTAAAAATTATAAACTATTAGAGACATTTGACATAAGACAAATaacaaatcacacacatacacacacaagctaaaaaataaacattagacCAAACACTACACACCTGTGAGGACCCTCATGGCCCCGTGAACAGCGTTGACATTTCGACTGACCAGCATCTCCATCAGTAAGGTGAAGAGCTGAGGCCAGGCTTCAGGCCAGTCCCAGTGGGCAACATATCAATCAACAGTTCGTACAAAACTCCTGTCGGTGCTAGTTTAACAGTTCAATAATGGCCTTTGGATATAAGGTAATAGTTGTTTTCCCCATCAGCAAGGTTTTGAGTTGAATCcaaggccatgtccacacgtagccaGATCTTTTTcgaaaatgcaatttttttcaccccacatagaaaaagatttgcgtccacacgacaacgttttcgaaaaaatctctgtccacacgtacaGTATCTGCATGAGtgcattgatcaacacgttttTAAGCAGAACTCTGAGAACTACAGGAGAAAGGACCGGGACGTTTGGAAATTCACGCTATTTCTCCTggaggatgacctccatcaaagttctcccaccagctggCAGTAcatcccagtctgacccagaactggtgttGGCATCTTTGGCAAGGAacgtggatgaatgaataaatatataaacttcatgactcaaagaaagaaacagactaaCAAATATTTAACTGTCAAGtctgtttatcaacgcgtcttcgacgtggagctgttacacgtcagaaaatagccagttttagctctgtccattctgtgtgcaTATGCAGACACGggtacacagacacagacacacacagatgtcacagcagtttttgtcgTAGGGAGACACCCCCTGAAgagaaaaagttgcggatacagcatccacacaacaatgcagaCCCGGCGTCttaaaaaaatttcactttggccagtgttttcaaaaagttgtgttttcgtccAGGATATCTGCGTTTTTATGTGGACGGAAGGCAAAATCGCAACAACCATGTGGATGGAGCCTTAATTTGTTCTCACCAGCAGCAGGTCCTGAGCAGAAATCCTGACGGAGTAGGAGAAGgtgtcatcatcctcatcctctacAAACTGCTGCGGGTTAGCTGTCCACACCTTGATCTGCAGAAACAAGAGTCATGACTGACACCAGAGcatcacaaatacacacacagctaaTGATCCAGATCAGAACCAGTGTTATGAAGGTCACTCCTCACCTGGTCCTCAGTGATCTGCATGTATAGGATGATGTAGTAGATGAGTTCAGGTAATGCTTTCTTCACTGTGCTCTTGAACTTGTTGTTCTCCAGCAGTGTGTGGACAAACTCAAAGATGCTGAACACCAGATTCTCAAAACCCAAAACCTCACCTGcaaaaaagcaacacaaaaaaaaccccccgacAGTAAAAATGTTCAAAGCCTAAAAACAAAGAACACGTACTTGGACTGGTGTGAATTCTGCTGACCGTCAGAGTCTACAGGGTCATCCACCTCCTCTGTGTAGTTGACTTCTGTTCTCACGTAAGTGAACATTCAGTTAAAGAATACCAGACAAAGTTAGAGTCCTAATCTTATATTAAAACAGACAATGTGAGCTACTTTTAAACATGGCTCTAAATATATGTGGAACAACACACGATTGTTGGGATATAAAGCGGCGCTCTCTGTCAGTGTGTTCCAGACAATAGGGAGTATCTGCTGCATAGAGGACACCATTGGTTTGGGGAAGTTCTTCACCAAAGCTGTTACcgcctgaagaaaaaaaaaatgaaactgatttaatgttactttcaaaataattaaGAATCACTTCTTGTTTCTTGAGGGAATAATTACTGCTAGCTGTTACAACTGAGAAACACATCCACTGATTCATCATGCTTTGGTCCACAGACTGTCTCACCTTGAGGACTTCCATCTTGAGGCCGCTGTCGGACGAGGGTCCGTCAGGCATCTGCAGGGCCTGGATGAAGGCTTCTGTGAACTGCTGCACCACGGGGAAGATCAAGGCTTTAGCTGCACCCTGCACACAGAGAGGGATGCGAAACGTGAATGAGATGCTAGAGAACACGAAGAGGCACTGATATCTTGAAACAGTCAATCTGCTGATGGAAGATCTCTGGTTTCATCATACTCACAGTATTCTAAAGCAATGTAAAGTAAGAACAACggttaaatgaaaatgaatgaaaatgtattttgtgacCATCATGGTTCTGACGTGTGAGAGTCTCAccctctccagctcctctaTAGCACAGATGAGGTTCGCACAGGTGGTGAAGATCTCCACGGCTCTGGATCGGGTGCGAATGCTATAAATCTGTGACATAAACTCGCATTAAAGATGACCCACAATTCACAATTCATGTGGGCCGGTGATATGATCATTTTTACAAAACAGTTATCGACTAAATGCTTATTTCCAATAAAACATTACACAAACGCTGCATATTCCAGTTTAGGTAGGGAATGTAGAAAGAATCAAGTAGAAGATCTGTTAAAGTTAAAATACCTCAGCCATGGTGAAGATCTTGTACATTTCAGGTAAAATGACAGGAGCAACCAGCGGCATCTGTGTGTCCGTCACTTCCCGAGTAAACTCTGGACAACAACCACgttcaacacaaacaaaaagaagtttCAGTCtgtaacacatactgtacatgacaaGATTTGAATGAAACTTGCTAGAAGGGATGAGCTTGTATGAACAAATACGAAAAAAAGTTCTGCGTTCTTTGAGTGCTGTCAGTttatcttcttttaaaaaaaatatttcagtaaaACTTCCTTTCGGCTTCTCTTGTTAGGGGTCACCGAGCGAGTCATCATTTCTTCCATTTCAGATGACCGtcatatttgtttggaaaagttttttacactggatgcccttcctgtaCAAGTACAGTACAAgtctctgtatttatctgggcttggggcCGTGCTACAGTTGACACTGACTTGTGCCCCCCAAGGGCTGCAGATAACGCGGGTTAAACCCGGGGCAGCACACATGTGAGGCACGCACtgtaccactgagctacatcctaaacacaaacaaaaaaaacccctcatgctttttaaaaagtgattttaagGAAACGGCAGTATGTTTTATATCAAGTATGTGTACAGCTCCAGTGCTCGACTGTGTTCTCAGGATGTCACTACACACCTGTGAGGACCCTCATGGCTCCGTGAACAGCGTTGACATTTCCACTGACCAGCATCTCCATTAGTAAGGTGAAGAGCTGAGGCCAGGCTTCAGGCCAGTCCCAGTGGGCGATAGCTGACACAGCGTACGCAACACTGGAGCGGACCTTGCTGATTGCCTCTCGCAGACCGCTGGGCAACAGCTCCCTGATGGCAGCTTTAGCCTGGAGGGAGATGACAACAAACATCTACAGAGATCAAATTGAGTGTacggaaaaagaaaaacacactgacGACAAAGGAAACATCACCTGATCTGATGTCTCCGGAGTCCGGAACTTCTCTGACTGAGAACACCAGTGAGTCTCCACATACTGCTTCAGAATGACTGATGCTAACTGCAAACAGCGGTAAGAAATTAGATTTATTCTGTTGCAGAAAAGTCACAGAACCAAAAACAGCACAATACAAACAGATTGTAATCACATGTCAGACAAACAGAGGTCTTGGTGTGATGGACCTACTTCCCTCCTTcgcaaattctttttttaacacttaCCTGACGAATTGCAAGCGCTCCCTGAGGATCAACCGTGAGTTCTGCCAGGTGAACACCAAACTCTACACAATGAGCATatattaacaacaaaaaaagatttcattaaATTAAGAATTCCCAGAACACGCACCATACAAATAGTGAATCCTATCAAGTAACACCATGGAGGAAAAAATAGAACTGATGATGGAAGCCAGGATTTGTTGTTTTCAGCCTgataaccttttttttattgttcaggtAAGTTTTTTAACAGGTCATACCATCCAAAATCAAGGCTGTAAAGGTGCAACAGCACCGACATTTAAAACACTGAGCATTGAGCGCGCTCCTTAAACCTGGCCTGACAGGCATGCTGGGAGATTGGCATCAGCCTCAGCTCTGACATCACGTGCAAGAAGACAATGTTAGTGCTGACCATCCTGCATAGTGGCTGCCTCAGGGAGAGGCCAGCGGAAAGGATCAGCTTTGCTGCAACACCAGCAAGTGTGCACAATTCACTAGGGGCACGAGGCCCTCAGGACAAAGTGAGGTTAGACGCCCCACCCACCAAACCAACCAACTGTAATGTATAGTTTTAATAAAAGAGATTTGATTCTCAGGGCACCTTACACactcacaaccccccccccccacacacacaggtctgatAATGGAAGTAACACGTTTTTGTACCTATAGAATGACAAGAGACAAACTTGTGCTTCTCTCAATGAATCTCCTGtgtcctgatgatgatgagggaaACTGGCAGTCTGATCCATGGGTGACATATTTGCGGGTTAATCTGTTATCAGACAAAAGGCTACAACCGCGGAATTAATTCGTAATTATAGCTACTTTCGAGATCTCTACCGAGGGTTTTGTATGCCACATGCTATCTTTCTGTGTCTAAAGAGTATAATAGCATTTCTTCCGGACAGCCAGCGGTATAGCTGGGTGTACTACTAGAACCGAACCACATCAGAGTTCCGCTGCTTCATTGTAGAGCaacggtccccaaccttttttgcgccacggaccggtttcatctaaaacaatattttcatggaccggtcttcatttgctcgattatggttaatgatgccaggacagctgtagtccaATAATAAATCCtacacagtggttttatgtaaaatgcagacatcaacagacaataaaccttttttttataaattgatGTCTccaaacgaaataattgtaagaaataattgtatcaaaaactcgattcaagtgactgcactgatgaggtttatgtttaaatatagcgacttacaatcattGCATTCAACGTAGAAGAAATACTAATCAGTTCCAATAAAAGTGTGAATAAGTCAttcaaataataacaattacaataatgaaaattcgtggatggggaccgctgatctgtgggtaacgggagacaatgacacctgaagtgtgtcgGGACGTCTGGTCtcctccgcagtttggtttttctttacggtcattgcagaaaatcccgccccacaaagacaggaggttggaaatggaggcagggttttcgatactttttggacgatctcaggataatctgcattgactttaatccagaacactggcgaaATAGTGGGCGTTTAATTGTGTGGGCTGGTAACCTGttacgtgaccgagacctgtcaagcacgacagacgcatgcattcgtctgtgcgtcattccgaaCAGAcctcacttttcaaaataaaacatctttcagactccgaaacaAATAAAACggatgtaaattattttttctttctgtgcggcccggtaccaaatgacccacggaccggtgcCAGTCCGCGGATTGGGGACCACTCTTCTAGAGAGTGCGTCTGTGTTTGGTGTGAATAAATGATggacacgtaaacgcagcatcACCCTGGTAGAAGACTTCGACTCCCAAGCCTCCACCCTGTTGCTGCTGCCGGGTCCATGAAGCCTACATGTGCTTTACTCCACACATCAGAACTTCCTCACCAGCAGCTAACCTGACTACAGTTGATGTTACATGGTTAGCTGTGACTTATTCAGACTAAGTCCAGGCGACTAACCCATGAAATCAAACACGGAACGTGCGCTTTAATTAAGGAGTTTCATGCTAACGGAGTCGTCCTTAACTTCTGACAAGATGGCCTAGCGTTAGCTAGTGGCGGTCGACACACAGAGTAGACCACCGTTATCAGTGTTAGCTGCTGCTCAGCCTTGCAAATCCAAAGGCAGTCCCGGTAAAAACAGCTgtccatgtcgtctcctccgCTGGGGAGGCCCGTGGTGTTACCGTGTGAGCCTCCGAGCAGGGGTAGCCGAATGCTAGCGCATCACTCACCCTCTGTCACTTCCAGCACTTTGATCTGTTCCTCTGCGGAGGCGCGCACTTCTTGAACCGGGGACAGGATGGCCGTCAAGGTGTCGATGAGCGCCTCTTTCAGCCCCTGCTGGACTGGCCCCGCCGCCGGACAGGGCCGGACACCACCCACCGCACTCATGCCTGCTGTAttttcagctgcagctgctaCAGAGCCAGCGTAGCGCGCTGGGAAGAGCGGAGCAGGGGCCACACGGGTGAAGCGCGCCAATGCATGtaagcagggggcggggcttcaagAGGAAGTAGATTCAATGTCCGGTTCGACCCACGTGTTATAGATCGTTTTTTCTGGAGTAACGACTCTGGTTCCCTCTTGTGGTGCGGAGGGGTAGGAGGGGATGGTTCCTTTGACTCCAGgaactgtctttttttcttttcggcttttccagGAACAATAATTATCGTTTTAAAgctattattttttactatcGTCCAACGGAAATTTGAGAGTAAGTAAcccacatgcttttttttttttacagagtaACACACTTCACAACTAGGCATTGATTCATCTATAACAGTACAATAATTACCAGTTTGCCCTCCTATCTATCAAATGATTTACCAATAAAATGGTGCATAATGACTGTATTTTGACCCAGTCAGTGGAATAAATCTTGTTATCAGCAAGAGGGTGACGGTTTAAAGCGTGAAAGAGTTGAAACCACTATCTTTTGTGTGGAATAAGCTTTGAATAGAGCATCAAATTCACTTGTattaactgaaaaacaaatgtagtGTATATAAATACACTTCAGATCACAAGTTCCCTGTGGCCACATCAAGCCACGAAACGCACCTTCTTTGACTGATTTAAGTTGTAACAATCAGCACATTTAAGATCTggaaaaagcttatgacagggtgcccagagaggaactgtggtattgtatgaggaagtctggagtggcagagaagtatgttagaacggtgcaggacatgtatgaggattgtaagacagtggtgaggtgtgctgtaggtgtgacagaggagtttgaggtggaggtgggactgcatcagggatcagctctgagccccttcttgttcgctatggtgatggataggctgacagacgaggttagacaggaatctccatggactttgatgtttgcagatgacattgtgatctgcagtgagagcagggagcaggtggaggagaagctagagaagtggaggttgtcctggaaaggagaggaatgaaggttggCCACAGTAAggcagagtacatgtgtgtgaatgagagggacccaagtggaagagtgaggttacagggagaagagatcaagaaggtggaggattttaagtacttaaggtcaacagtccagagcaatggagagtgtggaaaagaggtgaagaagcgtgtacaggcaagaCTGAACgaatggagaaaagtgtcaggtttgatgtgtgatagaagagtttcagctaaaatgaagggaaaggtgtaaaaaactgtggtgagaccagcgatgtagtttggtctagagacagtgtcactgaggaaaagacaggagacagagctggaggtagcagagatgaagatactgaggttctttttgggagtgaccaggaagaggaggatcaggaatgagtacatcggagggacagcacatgttagaggttttagagataaactcagagaggccagactgagatggtttggacatgtccagaggagagatcgtgaatatattggtagaaggatacagagttttgaactgccaggcaggaggcctagaggaagaccaaagaggaggtttgtggacgtagtgaaagaggacatgaaggtagttggtgtgagagaagaggatgcagaagacagggttagatggaggcaattgattcgctgtggcaacccctgaagggaaaagccaaaaggaaaagaagagaatcAGCACATTTAATCTGGTTAAATGCTGACAATTCAGTCCATCCGTCTTCTACtctcagcttttcccttcaggggtcgccacagtgaatcagtttcctccatctaaccctgtcttctgcatcctcttctctcacaccacctaccttcatgtcctctttcactacagcCATAAACCTCcgctttggtcttcctctaggcttcctgcctggcagttcaaaactcagcatccttctaccaatatacagtggtacctctacaaacgaaattaattggttctggaagaaatttcctaagtagaaaattttgtaaattGAGACGCCTTTTTCATgcaatgccctaatctgtttcaagccccccaaaattcagacatgttttataaagcataaaaatgcatcaaaacatgtaataaatacatgttatgattagattatgacacaatgagagttgtgcataatgtaaaacacaaaactgctgTCCTCAGtattttttgccctctttggttcatgcgctactTGACTCAACATGCCAAACAACACAGTGAATTCCAgttctccttttgaacttctcgaaCCACCCAcccaatgccttaaactcccaGTGTTTTAtggctttcttttgttttaataacgtggcgattgtagatgcgttacggccatattctttggcgaaaTCAAACGCattcctttttcatgctttttgtaTTATCTCTtcgtttgtatggacaaaaaaacttttctttttctcttttccccaTCACTTTCTTCAtcgtgaatactctaaaagttaatatatttacataaaactatcagaacactgcatgggtcgagggctgaatgatgaagacgctgcatagacacctatctagctacatatacaggtccctcttagccaataggatgccaggaagatgctcaGAAATAGCCGatgacagagcagctataagaatgttgcgttcaggtaactttgggagctgcgagtaacagcccatactgtattttcacctttcgtatcctgaaatttctttcgtaacaagaggcaatattttcctgttgaggcgtttcgtaacttCAGAATTCCGTATgaagagacgttcgtaagtagaggtaccactttattatctctcctctggacatgtccaaaccatctcagtctggcctctctgactttatctccaaaacctctaacatgtgccaAAACCTCCcactgatgtactca
This sequence is a window from Antennarius striatus isolate MH-2024 chromosome 5, ASM4005453v1, whole genome shotgun sequence. Protein-coding genes within it:
- the ipo9 gene encoding importin-9 isoform X2 yields the protein MSAVGGVRPCPAAGPVQQGLKEALIDTLTAILSPVQEVRASAEEQIKVLEVTEEFGVHLAELTVDPQGALAIRQLASVILKQYVETHWCSQSEKFRTPETSDQAKAAIRELLPSGLREAISKVRSSVAYAVSAIAHWDWPEAWPQLFTLLMEMLVSGNVNAVHGAMRVLTEFTREVTDTQMPLVAPVILPEMYKIFTMAEIYSIRTRSRAVEIFTTCANLICAIEELERGAAKALIFPVVQQFTEAFIQALQMPDGPSSDSGLKMEVLKAVTALVKNFPKPMVSSMQQILPIVWNTLTESAAFYVRTEVNYTEEVDDPVDSDGEVLGFENLVFSIFEFVHTLLENNKFKSTVKKALPELIYYIILYMQITEDQIKVWTANPQQFVEDEDDDTFSYSVRISAQDLLLAVAAEFQNESAAALAAAATRHLQEAEQSKNSGNEHWWKIHEACMLALGSVKTIITENVKNGRIQFDMHGFLVSVILADLNLGAASPFLLGRALWAASRFTAAMSPELIQQFLQATVSGLHDSQPPSVRISAVRAIWGYCDQLKLSESTHVLQPFLPSVLEGLVQLAAQFSSEVLTLVMETLCIVCTVDPAFTTSAENKICPLTIAIFLKYNNDPVVASLAQDIFKELAQIEGCQGPMQMRLIPTLVSIMQAPPDKIPSGLCATSIDILTTVVRNTKPPLSEMLVCQAFPVVAQCTIRTDDNTIMQNGGECLRAYVSVTLEQIAQWRDEQGNSGLWLVSTLISRAGTELGEQLDQILRAILSKMQQAETLSVMQSLIMVFAHLVHSQLEPLLEFLCSLPGPTGKPALEFVMTEWMSRQHLFYGQYEGKVSTVALCKLLQHGLNTDDKRLQDIMVKGEELYGPEDGIRTRSKSAKNPERWTNIPLLVKIFKLIINELSTVVEINASRANAGDWSQDSTGMWEDNEVEEAEDDDDDEVDEGLAGQLLSDLIASNKYDDDYYEDDEEDDPDALKDPIYLIDMQAYLTDFLTQFSQQPCYSMFSGHLNSTERQTLQSIGL
- the ipo9 gene encoding importin-9 isoform X1, which encodes MSAVGGVRPCPAAGPVQQGLKEALIDTLTAILSPVQEVRASAEEQIKVLEVTEEFGVHLAELTVDPQGALAIRQLASVILKQYVETHWCSQSEKFRTPETSDQAKAAIRELLPSGLREAISKVRSSVAYAVSAIAHWDWPEAWPQLFTLLMEMLVSGNVNAVHGAMRVLTEFTREVTDTQMPLVAPVILPEMYKIFTMAEIYSIRTRSRAVEIFTTCANLICAIEELERGAAKALIFPVVQQFTEAFIQALQMPDGPSSDSGLKMEVLKAVTALVKNFPKPMVSSMQQILPIVWNTLTESAAFYVRTEVNYTEEVDDPVDSDGEVLGFENLVFSIFEFVHTLLENNKFKSTVKKALPELIYYIILYMQITEDQIKVWTANPQQFVEDEDDDTFSYSVRISAQDLLLAVAAEFQNESAAALAAAATRHLQEAEQSKNSGNEHWWKIHEACMLALGSVKTIITENVKNGRIQFDMHGFLVSVILADLNLGASPFLLGRALWAASRFTAAMSPELIQQFLQATVSGLHDSQPPSVRISAVRAIWGYCDQLKLSESTHVLQPFLPSVLEGLVQLAAQFSSEVLTLVMETLCIVCTVDPAFTTSAENKICPLTIAIFLKYNNDPVVASLAQDIFKELAQIEGCQGPMQMRLIPTLVSIMQAPPDKIPSGLCATSIDILTTVVRNTKPPLSEMLVCQAFPVVAQCTIRTDDNTIMQNGGECLRAYVSVTLEQIAQWRDEQGNSGLWYVMQVVNQLLDPRTSEFTAAFVGRLVSTLISRAGTELGEQLDQILRAILSKMQQAETLSVMQSLIMVFAHLVHSQLEPLLEFLCSLPGPTGKPALEFVMTEWMSRQHLFYGQYEGKVSTVALCKLLQHGLNTDDKRLQDIMVKGEELYGPEDGIRTRSKSAKNPERWTNIPLLVKIFKLIINELSTVVEINASRANAGDWSQDSTGMWEDNEVEEAEDDDDDEVDEGLAGQLLSDLIASNKYDDDYYEDDEEDDPDALKDPIYLIDMQAYLTDFLTQFSQQPCYSMFSGHLNSTERQTLQSIGL
- the ipo9 gene encoding importin-9 isoform X3, which translates into the protein MSAVGGVRPCPAAGPVQQGLKEALIDTLTAILSPVQEVRASAEEQIKVLEVTEEFGVHLAELTVDPQGALAIRQLASVILKQYVETHWCSQSEKFRTPETSDQAKAAIRELLPSGLREAISKVRSSVAYAVSAIAHWDWPEAWPQLFTLLMEMLVSGNVNAVHGAMRVLTEFTREVTDTQMPLVAPVILPEMYKIFTMAEIYSIRTRSRAVEIFTTCANLICAIEELERGAAKALIFPVVQQFTEAFIQALQMPDGPSSDSGLKMEVLKAVTALVKNFPKPMVSSMQQILPIVWNTLTESAAFYVRTEVNYTEEVDDPVDSDGEVLGFENLVFSIFEFVHTLLENNKFKSTVKKALPELIYYIILYMQITEDQIKVWTANPQQFVEDEDDDTFSYSVRISAQDLLLAVAAEFQNESAAALAAAATRHLQEAEQSKNSGNEHWWKIHEACMLALGSVKTIITENVKNGRIQFDMHGFLVSVILADLNLGAASPFLLGRALWAASRFTAAMSPELIQQFLQATVSGLHDSQPPSVRISAVRAIWGYCDQLKLSESTHVLQPFLPSVLEGLVQLAAQFSSEVLTLVMETLCIVCTVDPAFTTSAENKICPLTIAIFLKYNNDPVVASLAQDIFKELAQIEGCQGPMQMRLIPTLVSIMQAPPDKIPSGLCATSIDILTTVVRNTKPPLSEMLVCQAFPVVAQCTIRTDDNTIMQNGGECLRAYVSVTLEQIAQWRDEQGNSGLWYVMQVVNQLLDPRTSEFTAAFVGRLVSTLISRAGTELGEQLDQILRAILSKMQQAETLSVMQSLIMVFAHLVHSQLEPLLEFLCSLPGPTGKPALEFVMTEWMSRQHLFYGQYEGKVSTVALCKLLQHGLNTDDKRLQDIMVKGEELYGPEDGIRTRSKSAKNPERWTNIPLLVKIFKLIINELSTVVEINASRANAGDWSQDSTGMWEDNEVEEAEDDDDDEVDEGLAGQLLSDLIASNKYDDDYYEDDEEDDPDALKDPIYLIDMQAYLTDFLTQFSQQPCYSMFSGHLNSTERQTLQSIGL